From the Lepisosteus oculatus isolate fLepOcu1 chromosome 1, fLepOcu1.hap2, whole genome shotgun sequence genome, one window contains:
- the cnga1b gene encoding cyclic nucleotide-gated channel rod photoreceptor subunit alpha yields MASVIDTHRTHIVPPRIVLQDMDEDVERMESGESKDESPSGPQALFNVNNSNNNEEEDKKKKKKEKKEKKAKKEKKEKKEKKKDKEKAKEEKEKAEKEKEKEKDKEKEKKEQPKKELYIIDPAGNMYYNWLFVITMPVMYNWTMIIARACFEELQHDYLITWFIVDYVSDLIYLADMLFRTRTGYLEQGLLVRDEKKLRERYMDTTQFKIDLLSMIPTDVMYFKMGLNYPEIRLNKLFRVGRMFEFFQRTETRTNYPNIFRISNLVMYIVIIIHWNACLYFSFSKAIGFGADTWVYPNVSDPEFGRLVRKYAYSLYWSTLTLTTIGETPPPVQDSEYFFVVIDFLVGVLIFATIVGNVGSMISNMNAARADFQARIDAIKQYMHFRKVSKDLEKRVIKWFDYLWTNKKAVDEREVLKYLPDKLRAEIAINVHLDTLKKVRIFADCEAGLLIELVLKLRPQVYSPGDYICRKGDIGREMYIIKEGKLAVVADDGITQFVVLSDGSYFGEISILNIKGSKAGNRRTANIRSIGYSDLFCLSKDDLMEALTEYPDAKAMLEEKGRQILMKDGLLDLDIAKLGPDPKDMEEKVNKMYGNLETLQTKFARLLAEYEAAQQKLKQRVTKIENKLMSSGQVVMSELVDPEAGAEPAEAKEKD; encoded by the exons AATTGACACTCATCGCACCCATATAGTGCCCCCACGGATAGTTCTGCAGGATATGGATGAAGATGTGGAGAGGATGGAGAGTGGAGAGTCAAA GGACGAATCTCCATCTGGTCCACAGGCACTCTTTAATgtcaacaacagcaacaacaatgaAGA GGAGgacaagaagaaaaagaaaaaagagaaaaaggagaaaaaagc caaaaaagaaaagaaggaaaagaaagaaaagaagaaggacAAAGAAAAGGcgaaagaagagaaagaaaaagcagaaaaggaaaaagaaaaggagaaagacaaggaaaaggagaaaaaggaaca ACCAAAGAAGGAACTTTATATCATTGACCCAGCGGGAAACATGTACTACAACTGGCTGTTTGTCATCACGATGCCTGTTATGTATAACTGGACCATGATCATTGCAAG agcctGTTTTGAAGAGCTCCAACATGACTACCTGATCACGTGGTTCATTGTAGACTATGTGTCAGACTTGATATACCTAGCCGACATGTTATTCAGGACACGGACAG GCTACCTGGAGCAAGGATTGCTAGTGAGGGATGAAAAGAAACTGAGGGAACGATACATGGACACTACTCAGTTTAAAATAGACCTGCTGTCTATGATACCAACCGATGTCATGTACTTCAAAATGGGACTCAACTACCCTGAGATCCGACTCAATAAGTTGTTCAGAGTGGGCCGAATGTTTGAATTCTTTCAGAGAACAGAAACAAGGACCAACTATCCCAACATTTTTCGAATCTCCAACCTTGTCATGTACATCGTAATCATCATTCACTGGAATGCTTGCCTTTACTTCTCCTTCTCTAAAGCGATTGGTTTTGGGGCAGACACATGGGTCTACCCTAATGTTTCCGATCCAGAGTTTGGACGACTTGTCAGGAAATATGCGTACAGCCTTTACTGGTCTACACTAACACTGACCACCATTGGTGAGACCCCTCCTCCAGTCCAAGACTCTGAATACTTCTTTGTTGTCATCGATTTCCTGGTTGGCGTGTTGATTTTCGCTACCATTGTCGGTAACGTCGGCTCAATGATCTCCAATATGAATGCTGCCAGGGCAGATTTCCAGGCAAGGATTGATGCTATTAAACAGTATATGCACTTTCGCAAAGTCAGCAAGGATCTGGAAAAGAGAGTTATAAAGTGGTTTGACTACTTGTGGACCAACAAGAAAGCTGTGGATGAAAGAGAAGTCCTGAAGTATCTCCCAGACAAACTGCGAGCTGAGATCGCTATCAACGTCCACCTGGACACTCTGAAAAAGGTACGGATCTTTGCTGACTGTGAGGCAGGACTTTTGATTGAACTGGTCTTGAAGCTGCGACCTCAAGTCTACAGCCCAGGCGACTATATATGCCGAAAGGGGGATATTGGCCGGGAAATGTACATCATCAAGGAAGGCAAGCTGGCTGTCGTTGCTGATGATGGGATCACGCAGTTTGTGGTTTTGAGCGATGGCAGCTACTTTGGGGAAATAAGTATCCTGAACATTAAAGGCAGTAAAGCTGGGAACCGAAGAACTGCCAATATTCGCAGTATTGGATATTCGGATCTGTTCTGCCTTTCCAAGGATGACCTGATGGAAGCCCTCACTGAGTACCCAGATGCAAAGGCCATGCTTGAAGAGAAAGGAAGACAAATCCTCATGAAGGATGGGCTGCTCGATCTGGACATAGCCAAGCTAGGACCTGACCCAAAGGACATGGAGGAGAAAGTTAACAAAATGTATGGAAATTTGGAGACCCTGCAGACTAAGTTTGCCAGACTATTAGCCGAGTATGAGGCAGCTCAGCAGAAGCTGAAGCAGCGGGTGACTAAGATCGAAAACAAGCTGATGTCTTCTGGGCAGGTTGTGATGTCTGAACTGGTGGATCCAGAGGCTGGAGCTGAACCTGCTGAAGCAAAGGAGAAAGATTAG